From a region of the Fischerella sp. JS2 genome:
- a CDS encoding DUF4870 domain-containing protein produces MYDTEKRKLLSAISHAAIFLSTTLVSIGIPIFILFATNDPVVKENAKEAINFHFNVWFYGAIIGVLIWVTLGLLIPLAGLWFLVHWGLTIWALFHVLSDTEKPFRYPFIFRIF; encoded by the coding sequence ATGTACGACACAGAGAAGCGCAAGCTTTTATCAGCAATTTCTCATGCAGCTATCTTTTTGAGTACAACATTAGTCTCGATTGGTATACCAATTTTCATCCTCTTTGCAACTAACGATCCTGTAGTGAAAGAAAATGCCAAAGAAGCCATTAATTTTCACTTTAATGTCTGGTTTTATGGAGCTATTATTGGCGTGTTGATTTGGGTAACTTTAGGTTTGCTGATACCTCTGGCAGGTCTATGGTTTTTAGTTCACTGGGGATTAACAATTTGGGCACTTTTTCATGTTTTAAGTGATACTGAAAAACCTTTTCGTTATCCCTTCATTTTCCGAATTTTTTAG